A single Pedobacter sp. PACM 27299 DNA region contains:
- a CDS encoding cytochrome c oxidase subunit 3, whose translation MVHTLKEQDVKYEEVVNSKPKKFILWLFVVSSTIMFGGFTSFYIVFAASKGKGHGLVLPDAFMYSTLILIGSSICLFLAAKALKAGNIGSEKILLWGTMALALVFAYLQVDAWSTLYQTGATLVNNNAAISLIYIVSGFHLLHIFGGLCFILNCIFGAYGGISLPRAKYRMEIASIFWHFIDILWIYLYVFLLLNS comes from the coding sequence ATGGTACATACGTTAAAAGAGCAGGATGTAAAATATGAAGAGGTAGTTAACTCAAAGCCTAAGAAGTTTATTCTTTGGTTGTTTGTAGTGTCTTCCACGATCATGTTTGGGGGCTTTACAAGTTTCTACATCGTATTTGCAGCATCAAAAGGTAAAGGACATGGATTAGTACTTCCAGACGCCTTTATGTACAGTACATTGATTTTAATCGGAAGCAGCATCTGTCTGTTTCTTGCAGCCAAAGCATTGAAGGCCGGAAATATCGGCTCGGAAAAAATTCTTCTTTGGGGAACTATGGCATTAGCATTGGTTTTTGCTTATCTTCAGGTAGACGCATGGAGCACTTTGTATCAAACAGGAGCAACATTAGTGAACAATAACGCAGCGATATCTTTAATTTATATCGTTTCTGGATTTCACTTATTGCACATTTTTGGTGGACTTTGTTTCATATTGAATTGTATCTTCGGTGCTTACGGTGGGATATCACTGCCTAGAGCGAAATACAGAATGGAAATCGCCTCTATATTTTGGCATTTTATAGATATATTATGGATATATCTGTATGTTTTTTTACTTTTGAACAGTTAG
- a CDS encoding DUF3341 domain-containing protein: protein MSNIKYILGSFGDPDEMMHGIDQLQANNIKIHDVYTPMPIHGIEAKLGIKRSRLDILAFFCGVAGTISAFALIYLTSVVDWKHNIGGKPALALPDFIPIMFEVTVLFCAFSLVGAYYASTHLFPGRAPRVMDLRATDDRFIIAVDAKENTDHNKIDGLLKDAGALEIKHNERKYISYE, encoded by the coding sequence ATGAGTAATATCAAATATATTTTAGGCAGTTTTGGTGATCCTGACGAAATGATGCACGGCATCGACCAGTTACAGGCAAATAACATTAAAATACATGATGTTTATACACCAATGCCTATTCACGGCATCGAAGCTAAATTAGGGATCAAAAGATCCAGGTTGGATATCCTTGCATTCTTTTGCGGGGTAGCCGGAACCATTTCCGCATTCGCATTGATCTACTTAACCTCGGTGGTAGATTGGAAACACAACATTGGTGGTAAACCTGCTTTAGCACTTCCGGATTTTATTCCGATTATGTTTGAGGTAACAGTTTTATTCTGTGCATTCAGTTTAGTGGGCGCTTATTATGCTTCAACGCATTTATTCCCAGGAAGAGCACCTAGAGTAATGGACTTAAGAGCTACAGATGATAGATTTATTATCGCTGTAGATGCAAAAGAAAATACCGACCATAATAAAATTGATGGTTTATTAAAAGATGCAGGTGCTTTAGAAATTAAGCACAATGAAAGGAAGTATATCAGCTATGAATAA
- a CDS encoding cytochrome c oxidase subunit II yields MSLRKFISNKTIAALAVILTVFASTSAFAQAAGAAAETVAKPIDMGPVYKTVIFYTMAFLLLCLFIAIIGKSLKVYELTREAQDKPKGINWNTVNGVLFALFLIVGLYGVYWEYTVHGKMILPEAASEHGKKIDQMFNITLIITTIVFIATHIILFVFAYIYRSTGKRKAYYYPHNNALERIWTIVPALVLTVLVLMGFLTWRSIFYKIEDPNNKPLNIEITSSQFAWAIRYPGADGIVGVKNYKLINSINALGIDFKDKNTLDDQTADEMVIPVNKPVRLILTSKDVLHSFYMPHFRIQLNTVPGMTSYFEFTPTITTEEMKVKTNDPKFAYLFLCAKICGEGHYKMQKEVRVVSQAEYEAWVKKQGTYLTDDLRKEFNLPVAAAPAAVAPADSVKKDTAAVKTNQLALKK; encoded by the coding sequence ATGAGTTTAAGAAAATTTATAAGTAACAAAACAATAGCGGCACTAGCAGTGATTCTTACTGTTTTTGCAAGCACAAGCGCATTTGCACAAGCTGCCGGCGCTGCCGCTGAGACCGTTGCCAAACCTATTGATATGGGTCCGGTTTATAAAACGGTTATATTTTATACCATGGCATTTCTACTACTTTGCTTATTTATAGCAATTATTGGAAAATCATTAAAGGTGTATGAATTGACCCGTGAGGCTCAGGACAAACCAAAAGGAATCAACTGGAATACAGTAAACGGTGTGTTGTTCGCATTGTTCCTGATTGTAGGCCTATATGGTGTTTATTGGGAATATACAGTTCACGGTAAGATGATTCTTCCAGAAGCTGCTTCCGAGCATGGTAAGAAAATTGATCAGATGTTCAACATTACGTTGATCATAACCACAATTGTATTTATCGCTACGCACATCATCCTATTTGTTTTTGCTTATATCTATAGAAGCACTGGAAAAAGGAAAGCTTACTACTATCCACATAACAACGCTTTAGAGCGTATCTGGACGATCGTTCCTGCATTGGTATTGACCGTGCTGGTGTTGATGGGTTTCTTAACCTGGAGATCGATTTTCTACAAAATTGAAGATCCAAACAACAAACCATTAAACATTGAGATTACTTCATCTCAGTTTGCATGGGCGATCCGTTATCCGGGAGCTGATGGTATTGTTGGGGTAAAAAACTACAAGTTGATCAACTCTATTAACGCATTAGGTATTGATTTTAAAGACAAAAACACTTTAGATGATCAGACAGCTGATGAGATGGTGATTCCTGTGAACAAACCAGTTCGTTTAATTTTGACCAGTAAGGACGTATTACACAGTTTCTACATGCCTCACTTCAGAATTCAATTGAATACAGTACCAGGTATGACTTCTTACTTCGAGTTTACACCAACCATCACTACTGAAGAGATGAAAGTGAAAACTAACGATCCTAAATTTGCTTACTTATTCTTATGTGCTAAAATTTGCGGTGAAGGTCACTACAAAATGCAGAAAGAAGTTAGAGTGGTTTCGCAAGCTGAGTATGAGGCATGGGTTAAAAAACAGGGAACTTATTTAACTGACGATTTGAGAAAAGAGTTTAACCTGCCAGTAGCAGCAGCACCAGCTGCAGTTGCACCCGCAGATAGTGTTAAAAAAGACACCGCTGCAGTTAAAACAAATCAATTAGCTTTAAAAAAATAA
- a CDS encoding c-type cytochrome encodes MNKNKVVLASFCILASAVVFSACKDPQSTGLEYARNMYDPIAYNPDQPNKNFKNGATAQTPPANTTPVGFNKYDDYPNTKEGYEAAGANLKNPLPETEQNLIAGKHYFTVFCSPCHGEKGDGQGHLVKIDKISGIPAYHGDAASSRGGLMKDLTAGKIYHTIEYGLNNMGSHASQLSPDERWKVVMYVQQLQKIQ; translated from the coding sequence ATGAATAAGAATAAAGTAGTTTTAGCCTCATTTTGTATTCTTGCAAGTGCTGTTGTATTTTCAGCATGTAAAGATCCGCAGAGTACAGGTTTAGAGTATGCAAGGAACATGTATGATCCGATTGCATATAATCCGGACCAGCCAAACAAAAACTTTAAGAACGGAGCAACGGCACAAACGCCGCCAGCGAATACTACGCCAGTAGGATTCAACAAGTACGACGATTATCCTAATACTAAAGAAGGATATGAAGCTGCTGGTGCTAACCTGAAAAATCCGCTTCCTGAAACAGAACAAAATCTAATCGCAGGTAAACATTACTTTACTGTATTCTGCTCGCCATGTCATGGTGAAAAAGGAGATGGACAAGGTCACCTGGTAAAAATCGATAAGATCAGTGGTATTCCAGCTTACCATGGTGATGCAGCTTCATCACGTGGTGGTTTGATGAAAGACCTTACTGCAGGAAAAATTTATCATACTATTGAGTATGGTTTAAATAACATGGGTTCACATGCCTCTCAACTATCTCCTGATGAAAGATGGAAAGTAGTGATGTATGTTCAACAATTACAAAAAATACAATAG
- a CDS encoding DUF420 domain-containing protein, with amino-acid sequence MNNDKFFLRLIWIVTAVVLAVVIALKLVPPPSNKPAFIYLLPHIIGGINAVCSVLLIISLIFIKKGNIPAHKITNIITFILSAIFLVFYILFHLYEKDTKFGDLDHNGILSAAELAAVGSTRYVYFFILATHIILAVVVLPLILVSFYRGLTMQVELHRKIVRWAYPVWLYVAVTGVIVYLMISPYYNF; translated from the coding sequence ATGAATAATGATAAGTTTTTTCTAAGACTAATTTGGATAGTGACTGCAGTGGTACTAGCCGTTGTAATTGCTTTGAAACTAGTTCCACCGCCCAGCAATAAACCTGCTTTCATTTATTTGCTGCCTCATATTATCGGTGGAATCAACGCGGTCTGCTCAGTTTTACTGATCATATCCCTAATCTTCATTAAAAAGGGAAACATTCCAGCGCATAAAATCACCAATATCATCACCTTTATCTTGTCGGCGATATTTTTGGTGTTTTATATTCTGTTCCATTTGTATGAAAAGGATACCAAATTTGGTGATCTTGACCATAACGGTATTCTATCTGCCGCAGAACTGGCAGCAGTAGGAAGTACGAGATATGTTTATTTCTTCATCTTAGCCACGCACATTATCCTTGCGGTAGTGGTACTGCCTTTGATTCTGGTTAGTTTTTACAGAGGATTAACGATGCAGGTAGAGCTGCATAGAAAGATTGTTCGCTGGGCATATCCGGTATGGCTATATGTAGCGGTAACAGGAGTGATTGTATACCTGATGATCTCTCCCTATTATAATTTCTAA
- the cyoE gene encoding heme o synthase has translation MKQFLADFSKLIKFRLTFLVVFSASVTFLIGSKVPIDGLSPDINWTNWLILIVGGFLVTSAANCFNEVIEVDLDKLMTRTKDRPMPAGHMTTGQGLVSGLVMGLIGTWLLGKLNIETGLLSVFSIFLYAFAYTPLKRKSPIAVFVGAIPGALPPLIGYVAAHGRIDQIAVILFLIQFVWQFPHFWAIAWVLDDDYKKAGFRLLPTTKRDKTSAFITFLSTLILIPVSLMPTFYGFGGYYIAGVSILGGLVFAALAFKMWMNLDLVSARKVMFCSFFYLPIVQLVLLFDFIA, from the coding sequence TTGAAACAGTTTTTAGCAGATTTTTCTAAGCTTATTAAATTCAGACTAACTTTTCTGGTTGTATTTTCCGCATCAGTTACGTTTTTAATTGGTTCTAAAGTGCCGATCGATGGCCTGAGTCCGGATATCAACTGGACCAACTGGTTGATCCTCATTGTGGGTGGTTTTCTGGTGACCTCTGCTGCCAATTGCTTCAATGAAGTGATTGAAGTGGACCTGGATAAACTAATGACCCGTACTAAAGACCGCCCGATGCCTGCGGGTCACATGACTACAGGACAAGGTTTGGTTTCTGGTTTGGTGATGGGATTGATCGGAACCTGGTTATTAGGTAAACTAAATATCGAGACCGGTTTACTTTCCGTATTTTCTATCTTCTTATATGCCTTTGCTTATACTCCTTTAAAAAGGAAAAGTCCAATTGCGGTATTTGTAGGTGCTATTCCTGGCGCATTACCTCCGCTAATTGGTTATGTCGCAGCACATGGACGAATCGATCAGATTGCAGTGATCTTATTTTTAATTCAATTTGTTTGGCAGTTTCCACATTTCTGGGCCATCGCCTGGGTACTGGATGATGATTATAAGAAAGCAGGATTTAGATTGTTACCTACTACTAAAAGGGACAAGACCAGTGCATTTATCACGTTTTTGAGTACACTAATCCTAATCCCTGTCAGCTTAATGCCTACGTTTTATGGCTTTGGTGGTTATTATATTGCAGGAGTATCTATCCTCGGCGGGCTGGTTTTTGCAGCGCTGGCGTTCAAAATGTGGATGAATCTGGATTTGGTCAGTGCGAGGAAGGTCATGTTTTGTTCTTTCTTTTATCTACCCATCGTTCAGTTGGTTTTATTATTTGATTTTATAGCTTAA
- a CDS encoding OmpA/MotB family protein — protein sequence MKRIALFVFVGLFASAFSACVVLSPKKYKALLAKQDSLSTGLDQSQLKNEYLEDLIARLKKDTTGLSASLNDLRGKYSEIDNSYAKLKDNSSTEINKLSQDLKKREQRLKEVEEILRKRDEATNQLKEKLQEALLGFTKSGLTVEIKNGKVYVSLMDKLLFPSGSIIIDEKGKQALTQLAAVLKEQPEINIAVEGHTDTQKISNLGQIKDNWDLSVLRSTSVVRYLTEVAKVEGVRMTATGKGEFQPLTVNSTPDGRSKNRRIEIVLSPKLDELYNLIKQ from the coding sequence ATGAAAAGAATTGCTTTGTTTGTATTTGTTGGACTGTTTGCTTCTGCATTCAGTGCCTGTGTAGTTTTATCGCCGAAGAAGTATAAGGCCTTATTGGCAAAACAAGATTCTTTGAGTACTGGTTTAGACCAATCTCAATTGAAAAATGAATACCTGGAAGATTTGATCGCCAGGTTAAAAAAAGATACGACCGGGCTTAGCGCGTCATTAAATGACCTGAGAGGAAAGTATTCCGAAATTGACAATAGTTACGCCAAGTTAAAGGATAATAGCTCTACGGAGATCAATAAGCTGTCGCAGGACCTTAAAAAACGGGAGCAGCGTTTAAAAGAAGTAGAAGAGATTCTGCGTAAACGTGATGAGGCCACAAATCAACTGAAAGAAAAGTTGCAGGAAGCCTTATTGGGCTTTACAAAAAGTGGCCTGACAGTAGAGATTAAGAACGGAAAAGTGTATGTGTCTCTAATGGATAAGTTATTGTTTCCTTCCGGCAGTATCATCATTGATGAGAAGGGAAAGCAAGCCCTAACGCAGTTAGCAGCCGTATTGAAAGAGCAGCCGGAGATTAACATTGCGGTAGAAGGTCATACGGATACGCAGAAGATCAGCAATCTTGGCCAGATTAAAGACAACTGGGATTTGAGTGTACTCAGATCTACTTCCGTAGTACGATACCTGACTGAGGTCGCTAAAGTGGAAGGGGTAAGAATGACGGCTACTGGAAAAGGAGAATTTCAGCCATTGACGGTCAACAGCACTCCAGATGGAAGAAGTAAAAACAGAAGGATAGAAATTGTACTTTCTCCAAAATTGGATGAATTGTACAACCTGATTAAACAATAA
- a CDS encoding SCO family protein, which translates to MSSSQIKKILILVTILAVPGFLYYLLQEKGKNRYRPLPIFGKKEVASTFHSVKGKQIPDTIYYQVPDFKLVNQNADSITWKNYEGKILVLNVFYSNENPGKVSFANKAMKAFEATYDHNKTVNFVGLTIDPARDTPEVLAKYAQTLGAQPGKWDLLTGDSTVVYSLVNKGLSIDAHQEIENGNRKFIYSNMFVLLDPQRRIRGYYPASSQEALSQLNDEIKVLITEELRNNNDGR; encoded by the coding sequence ATGAGTAGTTCACAAATAAAAAAAATATTAATCCTGGTCACCATTTTAGCGGTACCAGGATTTTTGTATTATTTACTACAGGAAAAAGGAAAGAACAGGTATAGACCACTTCCGATCTTTGGTAAAAAAGAAGTCGCCTCCACCTTTCATTCTGTAAAGGGGAAACAGATTCCGGATACGATTTATTACCAGGTTCCAGATTTCAAACTGGTCAATCAAAATGCGGATAGCATCACCTGGAAAAACTACGAAGGAAAGATTTTGGTACTGAATGTCTTCTATTCCAATGAAAATCCTGGGAAAGTAAGTTTTGCCAATAAAGCGATGAAAGCTTTTGAAGCGACTTATGACCATAATAAAACGGTTAATTTTGTTGGATTAACAATTGATCCGGCAAGAGATACACCAGAAGTACTGGCAAAATACGCGCAGACCTTAGGTGCACAGCCAGGAAAATGGGATTTACTAACCGGCGACAGCACCGTAGTTTATAGTCTGGTGAATAAAGGATTGTCTATCGATGCACATCAGGAGATAGAAAACGGAAACCGTAAGTTTATATACAGTAATATGTTCGTCTTGCTGGATCCTCAGCGCCGCATCCGTGGTTATTACCCGGCAAGTAGTCAGGAAGCACTCTCTCAGCTGAACGATGAGATCAAAGTATTGATCACAGAAGAATTAAGAAACAATAACGACGGAAGGTAA
- a CDS encoding cytochrome C oxidase subunit IV family protein produces MSDHAHSTEHGHGEHEGLTKKKIWQVFGILLLITVIEFFIALWVLPHGYMSHGVGNFFYIALTLVKAFYIVAYFMHLKYEKLGLQLALTVSFIFIFYFTTLMLIEGGYLHLHMPLV; encoded by the coding sequence ATGTCAGATCACGCACATAGCACAGAGCACGGACACGGAGAGCACGAAGGTTTAACCAAGAAAAAAATATGGCAGGTATTTGGTATTCTTTTACTCATCACAGTAATTGAATTCTTTATCGCCCTTTGGGTATTGCCACATGGTTACATGAGCCATGGTGTAGGTAACTTCTTCTACATCGCGCTTACTTTAGTGAAAGCATTTTATATTGTAGCTTACTTCATGCACTTAAAGTATGAGAAGCTGGGACTACAATTAGCATTAACCGTATCGTTTATTTTTATTTTCTATTTTACAACACTAATGCTAATTGAAGGCGGATATCTGCATCTTCATATGCCCCTTGTTTAA
- a CDS encoding COX15/CtaA family protein, with the protein MVPKAEKRFITLNLLTIVVTLLLILAGGIVRSTGSGMGCPDWPKCFDQYIPPTHASQLPANYKDKYVAERVAKNERFAKTLEKMGKAHLADSIRHDESILQPETFNVAKTWTEYLNRLMGAITGFFLVGLLVYSFTYRKTATRILVLSILNVIIVGFQAWLGSIVVSTNLMPWIVTVHMLLALVILAILVYTYNYAKQLHEQQLVIMSNITWLKILTLASVALSTVQVVLGTEVREAIDAISKAMMYNDRASWVGKVGEVFSYHRDVAILVLILNVVIYKIVKDKFNGKATALLVGNGIAIVLIIQIVTGLLLSNFALPPYAQALHILFSTALFTLQYYLYLLVYRTETYHQ; encoded by the coding sequence ATGGTTCCTAAAGCTGAAAAGAGATTTATCACGCTTAACCTTCTCACCATTGTCGTGACCTTATTGCTCATTCTGGCAGGAGGAATCGTACGAAGTACAGGTTCTGGTATGGGTTGTCCGGATTGGCCAAAATGTTTTGACCAGTACATTCCTCCAACACATGCTTCACAGTTGCCTGCCAATTATAAGGACAAATATGTTGCTGAGCGTGTAGCGAAAAATGAACGCTTCGCAAAAACTTTAGAGAAGATGGGAAAGGCACATCTAGCGGATAGTATCCGTCATGATGAGTCGATTTTACAACCTGAAACTTTTAATGTGGCCAAAACATGGACGGAATATTTGAACCGTTTAATGGGGGCGATCACTGGCTTCTTTTTGGTTGGCCTATTGGTTTATTCCTTTACTTATCGTAAAACAGCCACAAGGATACTGGTATTGAGTATTCTGAATGTGATCATCGTAGGTTTTCAGGCCTGGTTAGGTTCGATCGTAGTTTCTACTAATTTAATGCCCTGGATTGTTACGGTACACATGTTATTGGCCCTGGTGATCCTTGCGATTTTAGTTTACACCTATAATTATGCAAAGCAATTACATGAACAGCAGCTGGTGATCATGTCTAATATTACCTGGTTGAAAATATTAACCTTGGCTTCAGTTGCCCTGAGCACAGTACAAGTCGTATTGGGTACAGAAGTAAGGGAAGCGATCGATGCAATTTCAAAAGCCATGATGTACAATGATCGGGCAAGCTGGGTTGGAAAAGTAGGAGAGGTTTTCTCGTATCACAGAGATGTGGCCATTTTAGTTTTGATCCTCAATGTCGTGATTTATAAAATTGTAAAGGATAAGTTTAATGGTAAAGCTACCGCGTTGTTAGTTGGTAATGGAATTGCCATAGTTTTAATTATCCAGATTGTTACGGGCTTATTATTGTCTAACTTTGCGCTGCCTCCATACGCGCAGGCATTACACATTCTGTTTTCTACTGCATTATTCACTTTACAGTATTACCTGTATTTGCTGGTGTATAGAACAGAGACTTACCATCAATAG
- a CDS encoding cytochrome c oxidase subunit 3, with the protein MNSLSQLDQVKTTPWSGGRSPWSVEYGKLMMWFFLLSDAFTFSSLLIYYGAQRFTKLTWPDPDLVFQSIPGIVDTGAPLVFVGIMTFILIMSSVTMVLAVEAGHRRSKKEVVWWMVATIIGGFMFLGCQALEWTHLFHEGFGWGKIPPMETLHHLFNGEVSTVSALQFSNLFFTITGFHGFHVFTGVLINIIILVMTINGTFEKRGHYLMVEKVGLYWHFVDLVWVFVFTFFYLV; encoded by the coding sequence ATGAATTCATTATCACAATTAGATCAGGTAAAAACTACTCCTTGGAGCGGAGGTCGCTCGCCGTGGTCGGTAGAGTACGGTAAATTAATGATGTGGTTTTTCTTGCTATCTGATGCATTCACATTCTCGTCATTATTGATTTATTATGGAGCGCAGCGTTTCACTAAGTTAACCTGGCCAGATCCGGATTTGGTTTTCCAATCGATCCCTGGTATTGTAGATACTGGCGCACCGTTGGTGTTCGTAGGTATCATGACTTTTATTCTGATCATGAGTTCTGTAACCATGGTATTGGCTGTAGAGGCTGGTCACAGACGTTCTAAGAAGGAAGTAGTATGGTGGATGGTTGCTACAATCATTGGTGGTTTCATGTTCTTAGGCTGTCAGGCTTTAGAGTGGACGCACTTATTCCATGAAGGATTTGGATGGGGTAAAATTCCTCCGATGGAAACGCTTCACCACTTGTTTAACGGAGAGGTTTCTACCGTATCTGCTTTACAGTTTTCAAATCTATTCTTCACGATCACAGGATTCCACGGATTTCACGTATTTACTGGAGTATTGATTAATATCATCATCCTGGTTATGACCATCAATGGTACATTCGAAAAACGCGGACATTACCTAATGGTAGAGAAAGTTGGTTTATACTGGCACTTTGTGGATTTGGTATGGGTATTTGTATTTACATTCTTCTATTTAGTTTAA
- a CDS encoding cytochrome c oxidase subunit I has translation MSTISLHDTHNHDSHDDHGHHKETFLTKYVFSQDHKMIAKQFLITGIIMAVIAMGLSILFRLQLAWPEKNFPILETFLGTWAEGGRIKPDFYLALVTIHGTIMVFFVLTAGLSGTFSNLLIPLQIGARDMASPFLNMLSYWFFFGACVIMMSSFFIQTGPASAGWTIYPPLSALPTAIKGSALGMTLWLISMIMFVASSLMGGINYVSTVLNMRTKGMDLWKMPLTIWAFFLTAILGVLSFPVLVAGVVLLIFDRSFGTSFYLSDIVMGTQVLPNEGGSPILWQHLFWFLGHPEVYIVIMPALGISSEVISVNSRKPIFGYHAMIYSLIGITVLSFIVWGHHMFVTGMNPLLGGVFMITTLIIAVPSAVKTFNYLATLWRGNIRFTPAMLFAIGLVSFFISGGLTGIFLGNASLDINLHDTYFVVAHFHLVMGSAAIFGMLAGVYHWYPKMFGRMMSSKLGYLHFWLTFISAYLVFFPLHFLGLDGVPRRYYAFTEFEFMQKWLTVNVFVTWAAIIGALAQVAFLWNFFYSIFKGKKAPQNPWEANTLEWTTPVEHLHGNWPGEIPTVYRWPYDYSKPGSDVDFIPQTVPFSQTMSSNMPHDFEGNTEAERIQREWEAKNPAVAEK, from the coding sequence ATGTCAACTATATCATTACACGATACACATAACCACGATAGCCATGATGATCATGGGCATCACAAAGAGACCTTCTTAACGAAGTATGTCTTTAGTCAGGATCACAAAATGATCGCTAAGCAGTTCCTGATAACAGGTATTATTATGGCTGTTATTGCGATGGGTTTATCTATCCTGTTTCGTTTGCAACTGGCCTGGCCAGAGAAAAACTTCCCTATCCTGGAAACATTCCTGGGAACTTGGGCAGAAGGCGGACGAATTAAACCGGATTTCTATCTGGCATTGGTAACGATACATGGTACCATCATGGTATTCTTTGTATTGACGGCCGGCCTGAGTGGTACATTTAGTAACTTATTGATTCCTCTTCAGATAGGGGCAAGGGATATGGCATCGCCATTCCTGAACATGTTATCTTACTGGTTCTTCTTTGGAGCCTGTGTGATTATGATGAGTTCATTCTTTATCCAAACTGGTCCAGCTAGTGCGGGATGGACAATCTATCCTCCGCTATCAGCTCTACCAACAGCAATCAAAGGATCTGCATTAGGTATGACTTTATGGTTGATCAGTATGATCATGTTTGTTGCTTCTTCTCTAATGGGTGGTATCAACTATGTGAGTACTGTATTGAACATGCGTACTAAAGGTATGGATCTTTGGAAAATGCCATTGACCATCTGGGCGTTCTTCTTAACAGCGATCTTAGGTGTACTTTCCTTCCCGGTATTAGTGGCAGGTGTGGTCCTTTTAATCTTTGACCGTAGTTTTGGTACCAGTTTCTACCTTTCTGATATTGTAATGGGTACTCAGGTATTACCTAATGAAGGTGGTTCCCCAATCCTTTGGCAACACTTATTCTGGTTCTTAGGTCACCCTGAGGTTTACATCGTAATCATGCCTGCTTTAGGTATCTCTTCAGAGGTAATCTCAGTAAATTCAAGAAAACCAATTTTCGGTTACCATGCGATGATTTATTCATTGATCGGTATCACGGTATTATCATTCATCGTTTGGGGTCACCACATGTTTGTGACGGGTATGAACCCGTTATTAGGTGGGGTATTTATGATCACAACCTTGATTATTGCGGTTCCTTCTGCAGTAAAAACTTTCAACTACCTGGCTACATTATGGAGAGGTAACATCAGATTCACACCAGCAATGTTATTTGCGATTGGTTTGGTATCTTTCTTCATCTCTGGTGGTTTAACCGGTATTTTCTTAGGTAATGCTTCTTTGGACATTAACTTACATGATACTTACTTCGTTGTTGCCCACTTCCACTTGGTAATGGGTTCTGCTGCGATCTTCGGTATGCTTGCAGGTGTGTATCACTGGTATCCTAAAATGTTCGGTAGAATGATGAGCAGTAAATTGGGTTACCTTCACTTCTGGTTAACATTCATCTCTGCTTATTTAGTATTCTTCCCATTACACTTCTTGGGTCTTGATGGTGTACCTCGTCGTTACTATGCATTTACTGAATTTGAGTTCATGCAAAAATGGTTAACAGTGAACGTATTCGTTACCTGGGCAGCTATTATTGGGGCATTGGCACAAGTAGCTTTCTTATGGAACTTCTTCTACTCGATCTTTAAAGGAAAGAAAGCGCCTCAAAATCCTTGGGAAGCGAATACTTTAGAGTGGACTACACCAGTAGAACACCTACATGGTAACTGGCCAGGAGAAATCCCAACAGTATACCGTTGGCCATATGATTATAGCAAACCAGGTTCTGATGTAGATTTCATTCCTCAGACGGTTCCTTTCTCTCAAACCATGTCTTCTAACATGCCTCACGATTTTGAAGGTAATACAGAAGCTGAGCGAATCCAAAGAGAATGGGAAGCTAAAAACCCTGCTGTAGCAGAAAAATAG
- a CDS encoding DUF2461 domain-containing protein has product MLRIYRDVRFSKNKDPYKNNFGISFNIKGTGIHGPGYYLHLQPGECFLGAGFWMPEAPVLKKIREEIDYNASEFLDIVHAKRFKSTFKLSTEDTLKNAPKGYELDHPQIAFLKLKSFVAVYPLPDEAFLKSGIVDQLKTAFEGVYPFILFLRNAVVQ; this is encoded by the coding sequence TTGCTGCGTATTTACAGGGATGTTCGGTTCAGTAAGAATAAAGATCCTTATAAAAATAACTTTGGTATTTCTTTTAATATCAAGGGAACCGGTATTCATGGTCCTGGATATTATCTGCACCTTCAGCCTGGGGAATGTTTTTTAGGTGCAGGTTTTTGGATGCCGGAAGCACCGGTACTGAAAAAGATAAGAGAAGAAATTGATTATAATGCCTCGGAGTTTTTGGACATTGTTCATGCTAAAAGGTTTAAAAGTACGTTTAAGCTGAGTACAGAGGATACTTTGAAAAATGCACCCAAAGGATATGAGCTAGATCACCCGCAGATAGCGTTCTTAAAGCTGAAAAGCTTTGTAGCGGTTTATCCCTTACCGGATGAGGCCTTTCTAAAATCTGGGATTGTGGATCAATTGAAAACAGCTTTTGAAGGCGTATATCCGTTTATATTATTTTTGAGAAATGCCGTAGTGCAATAA